From a region of the Theobroma cacao cultivar B97-61/B2 chromosome 8, Criollo_cocoa_genome_V2, whole genome shotgun sequence genome:
- the LOC18592248 gene encoding histone acetyltransferase of the MYST family 1 isoform X2, producing the protein MGSIDTPTITENGTTQSHTAAAAADGDQKPLASSNGAPAEMTLELEATKKRRASMLPLEVGTRVMCRWRDGKYHPVKVIERRKVHYGGPNDYEYYVHYTEFNRRLDEWVKLEQLDLDSVETVVDEKVEDKVTSLKMTRHQKRKIDETHVEGHEELDAASLREHEEFTKVKNIATIELGRYEIETWYFSPFPPEYNDSLKLYFCEFCLNFMKRKEQLQRHMRKCDLKHPPGDEIYRSGTLSMFEVDGKKNKVYGQNLCYLAKLFLDHKTLYYDVDLFLFYVLCECDDRGCHMVGYFSKEKHSEESYNLACILTLPPYQRKGYGKFLIAFSYELSKKEGKVGTPERPLSDLGLLSYRGYWTRVLLDILKKHKGNISIKELSDMTAIKAEDILTTLQSLELIQYRKGQHVICADPKVLERHLKAAGRGGLEVDVSKLIWTPYKEQS; encoded by the exons ATGGGTTCCATAGACACACCGACGATTACGGAGAACGGTACAACCCAGTCTCACACCGCCGCCGCAGCGGCCGACGGCGACCAGAAGCCTTTGGCTTCTTCAAACGGCGCCCCAGCCGAGATGACGCTGGAATTGGAGGCAACGAAAAAGAGAAGGGCGAGTATGCTACCTCTAGAGGTGGGTACTCGCGTGATGTGCCGGTGGAGAGATGGCAAGTATCATCCCGTCAAAGTCATCGAACGTCGTAAGGTGCATTACGGTGGACCCAATGATTACGAATATTACGTTCATTACACCGAGT TTAATAGGAGACTTGATGAGTGGGTGAAGCTTGAACAGCTTGATCTTGATTCAGTCGAGACTGTTGTTGATGAAAAGGTTGAAGACAAG GTAACAAGCTTAAAAATGACACGCCATCAAAAACGAAAGATTGATGAGACACATGTAGAG GGTCATGAGGAGCTAGATGCTGCTAGTTTGCGTGAACATGAGGAGTTCACAAAGGTAAAAAATATAGCGACCATAGAACTTGGAAGATATGAAATTGAGACGTGGTACTTCTCCCCCTTTCCACCAGAATACAATGACTCGTTGAAGTTGTACTTTTGTGAGTTTTGCCTCAACTTCATGAAACGCAAAGAGCAACTTCAAAGGCACATG AGAAAGTGCGATCTGAAGCATCCCCCTGGGGATGAGATATATCGAAGTGGTACGCTGTCAATGTTTGAG GTTGATggcaaaaaaaacaaagtttaTGGACAGAATCTTTGTTACTTGGCGAAGTTATTCCTTGACCACAAGACCCTTTATTATGATGTTGACCTGTTTCTGTTTTATGTTTTGTGTGAATGTGATGATCGAGGTTGCCATATGGTTGGATATTTTTCCAAG GAAAAGCATTCAGAGGAATCCTATAATTTGGCATGTATCCTCACCCTTCCTCCTTATCAAAGGAAAGGCTATGGAAAGTTTTTAATTGCCTTCT CATATGAACTTTCGAAGAAAGAAGGTAAAGTTGGCACACCTGAAAGACCATTGTCCGACCTAGGGCTGTTGAGCTACAGAGGGTATTGGACGAGGGTTCTTTTAGACATCTTGAAAAAGCATAAAGGAAATATCTCCATCAAG GAGCTGAGTGACATGACAGCTATAAAGGCAGAGGATATATTGACCACTCTACAGAGTCTAGAACTGATTCAGTACAGGAAAGGGCAGCACGTTATCTGTGCAGATCCCAAGGTATTGGAACGTCATCTAAAAGCTGCTGGCCGTGGTGGTCTTGAGGTTGATGTTAGCAAATTGATCTGGACACCATACAAAGAACAGAGTTGA
- the LOC18592247 gene encoding uncharacterized protein LOC18592247, translated as MGNGYNQHLHHHNMHLHHKGAFLPMLCSKPSIKDVALPKWQDRSASFSDDPLSPKISCMGQVKRNNRIVGFPASHKLTITTKNSSNNSIKYLKLKKLFSGKNLTSSPATTTNTTTTSCRRKEVLVNGTSRPKNDDGKENSASINIENMDPPLPVIRRVPKQGDKGDGDTLWQRRSRGVALKSLQLQQVQLNRHQEPTTV; from the coding sequence ATGGGAAATGGGTACAATCAACATCTTCACCATCACAACATGCATCTGCATCACAAGGGAGCTTTCTTGCCAATGTTGTGTTCAAAACCATCCATTAAAGATGTGGCTCTCCCCAAATGGCAAGACCGGTCTGCCTCTTTCTCTGATGACCCTTTGTCTCCGAAGATCAGTTGCATGGGACAAGTCAAGAGGAACAACAGGATTGTTGGGTTCCCTGCTTCTCACAAACTCACCATCACCACCAAGAATAGCTCCAATAACAGTATCAAGTATCTCAAGCTCAAGAAGCTGTTTTCAGGCAAGAATCTAACTAGTAGCCCTGCCACCACCACAAATACTACCACCACCAGTTGCAGAAGAAAAGAGGTGTTAGTGAATGGTACAAGCCGGCCCAAGAATGATGATGGAAAAGAGAATTCTGCTTCAATCAACATCGAAAACATGGATCCCCCTTTGCCTGTGATCAGGAGAGTGCCAAAACAAGGTGATAAAGGAGATGGAGATACCCTTTGGCAGAGGAGATCACGTGGGGTTGCATTGAAAAGCTTACAGCTTCAACAGGTACAACTGAACAGACATCAAGAACCAACCACAGTCTGA
- the LOC18592248 gene encoding histone acetyltransferase of the MYST family 1 isoform X1: MGSIDTPTITENGTTQSHTAAAAADGDQKPLASSNGAPAEMTLELEATKKRRASMLPLEVGTRVMCRWRDGKYHPVKVIERRKVHYGGPNDYEYYVHYTEFNRRLDEWVKLEQLDLDSVETVVDEKVEDKVTSLKMTRHQKRKIDETHVEVGHEELDAASLREHEEFTKVKNIATIELGRYEIETWYFSPFPPEYNDSLKLYFCEFCLNFMKRKEQLQRHMRKCDLKHPPGDEIYRSGTLSMFEVDGKKNKVYGQNLCYLAKLFLDHKTLYYDVDLFLFYVLCECDDRGCHMVGYFSKEKHSEESYNLACILTLPPYQRKGYGKFLIAFSYELSKKEGKVGTPERPLSDLGLLSYRGYWTRVLLDILKKHKGNISIKELSDMTAIKAEDILTTLQSLELIQYRKGQHVICADPKVLERHLKAAGRGGLEVDVSKLIWTPYKEQS; the protein is encoded by the exons ATGGGTTCCATAGACACACCGACGATTACGGAGAACGGTACAACCCAGTCTCACACCGCCGCCGCAGCGGCCGACGGCGACCAGAAGCCTTTGGCTTCTTCAAACGGCGCCCCAGCCGAGATGACGCTGGAATTGGAGGCAACGAAAAAGAGAAGGGCGAGTATGCTACCTCTAGAGGTGGGTACTCGCGTGATGTGCCGGTGGAGAGATGGCAAGTATCATCCCGTCAAAGTCATCGAACGTCGTAAGGTGCATTACGGTGGACCCAATGATTACGAATATTACGTTCATTACACCGAGT TTAATAGGAGACTTGATGAGTGGGTGAAGCTTGAACAGCTTGATCTTGATTCAGTCGAGACTGTTGTTGATGAAAAGGTTGAAGACAAG GTAACAAGCTTAAAAATGACACGCCATCAAAAACGAAAGATTGATGAGACACATGTAGAGGTA GGTCATGAGGAGCTAGATGCTGCTAGTTTGCGTGAACATGAGGAGTTCACAAAGGTAAAAAATATAGCGACCATAGAACTTGGAAGATATGAAATTGAGACGTGGTACTTCTCCCCCTTTCCACCAGAATACAATGACTCGTTGAAGTTGTACTTTTGTGAGTTTTGCCTCAACTTCATGAAACGCAAAGAGCAACTTCAAAGGCACATG AGAAAGTGCGATCTGAAGCATCCCCCTGGGGATGAGATATATCGAAGTGGTACGCTGTCAATGTTTGAG GTTGATggcaaaaaaaacaaagtttaTGGACAGAATCTTTGTTACTTGGCGAAGTTATTCCTTGACCACAAGACCCTTTATTATGATGTTGACCTGTTTCTGTTTTATGTTTTGTGTGAATGTGATGATCGAGGTTGCCATATGGTTGGATATTTTTCCAAG GAAAAGCATTCAGAGGAATCCTATAATTTGGCATGTATCCTCACCCTTCCTCCTTATCAAAGGAAAGGCTATGGAAAGTTTTTAATTGCCTTCT CATATGAACTTTCGAAGAAAGAAGGTAAAGTTGGCACACCTGAAAGACCATTGTCCGACCTAGGGCTGTTGAGCTACAGAGGGTATTGGACGAGGGTTCTTTTAGACATCTTGAAAAAGCATAAAGGAAATATCTCCATCAAG GAGCTGAGTGACATGACAGCTATAAAGGCAGAGGATATATTGACCACTCTACAGAGTCTAGAACTGATTCAGTACAGGAAAGGGCAGCACGTTATCTGTGCAGATCCCAAGGTATTGGAACGTCATCTAAAAGCTGCTGGCCGTGGTGGTCTTGAGGTTGATGTTAGCAAATTGATCTGGACACCATACAAAGAACAGAGTTGA